The proteins below come from a single Papaver somniferum cultivar HN1 chromosome 11, ASM357369v1, whole genome shotgun sequence genomic window:
- the LOC113323894 gene encoding osmotin-like protein produces MASSSASTLSLLILSITFFLSLNLITTQTQASNMILTVVNNCPFTIWPAIQPNSGHPVLEKGGFALHTLSHKSFAAPAQHWSGRIWARTGCTYTHTGQFSCATGGCGGKLECDGLGGAAPATLAQFTLHHGHSDLSSYSVSLVDGFNLPMTVTPHEGRGTCPVVGCKADLLSTCPDKLKMRCPAGHGPVVGCMSGCEAVGSDQMCCRNHYNSPQTCKETEFSLFFKHACPATFTYAHDSPSLSHDCSAPRELKVIFCH; encoded by the coding sequence ATGGCTTCCTCTTCTGCCTCCACTTTGTCACTCTTAATCTTATCCATCACCTTCTTCCTTTCTCTCAACCTAATCACCACCCAAACCCAAGCAAGTAACATGATCTTAACAGTAGTAAACAATTGTCCCTTCACAATTTGGCCAGCCATTCAACCCAACTCTGGTCATCCAGTTCTTGAAAAAGGTGGTTTCGCCCTTCATACCTTATCTCACAAATCGTTCGCAGCACCAGCACAACACTGGTCTGGTCGTATTTGGGCTAGAACAGGTTGTACTTACACCCATACTGGTCAGTTCTCGTGTGCCACCGGTGGTTGTGGGGGTAAACTTGAATGTGATGGTTTAGGTGGTGCTGCACCAGCAACCCTAGCTCAGTTCACATTACATCATGGTCACAGCGATCTATCTTCATACTCGGTTAGTCTTGTTGATGGATTCAACTTGCCAATGACTGTAACACCACATGAAGGCAGAGGTACTTGTCCAGTTGTTGGATGTAAGGCTGATCTACTGTCCACGTGTCCTGACAAGTTGAAGATGAGATGTCCAGCTGGTCATGGACCTGTTGTTGGATGTATGAGTGGGTGTGAAGCTGTTGGTTCAGATCAGATGTGTTGTAGGAATCATTACAACAGCCCACAGACTTGCAAGGAGACTGAGTTCAGCTTGTTTTTCAAGCATGCTTGTCCCGCCACTTTCACTTATGCACATGATAGTCCTTCTCTTAGCCACGACTGTTCTGCTCCTCGTGAACTTAAAGTCATTTTCTGTCATTGA